In the Centroberyx gerrardi isolate f3 chromosome 9, fCenGer3.hap1.cur.20231027, whole genome shotgun sequence genome, one interval contains:
- the arid3a gene encoding AT-rich interactive domain-containing protein 3A gives MKLQAVMENLHRQQRAKLLMELEQQQLQQQAAAQHTQVRGGGGGDELMGSPAPEAEQAQMAALAAMRAVAAGLQRASDSPMSERSSGGEEEEDEDDEDEEGEEQYKDMMGSEEEEQIKQKWDEEDFEGEMEEDFEDDLAEEGLPTGRDAVAPGKGILLLPHRQLHPHSQLLKARPCVDQEPRVAILPPHATHSHLGGQDHGDWTYEEQFRQLYELDGDPKRKEFLDDLFSFMQKRGTPVNRIPIMAKQVLDLYMLYQLVTEKGGLVEVINKKLWREITKGLNLPTSITSAAFTLRTQYMKYLYPYECDKRGLSNPNELQAAIDSNRREGRRQSFGSSLFTYSPNGTPTMLSSPKLPMAGIGMPGTNGASLTPIQKIKKEEEVGQSLSGVGLGRLPAGPLAGHSVAAVQAAAAQAAMAAQVAALEQLRDKLEAGEPPEKKMALPAEEHHRLLQRALQHNLLAMTAQIPMNIRINNQDGRQDSALNLTTNGMSSISMSVELNGVVYTGVLFAQAAAGSASSAASGSSGGSKAPGGRIVSQQQHTPTSSASSNPSS, from the exons ATGAAGCTGCAGGCCGTCATGGAGAACCTGCACAGGCAGCAGAGGGCCAAGCTGCtgatggagctggagcagcagcagctacagcagcaggCCGCCGCCCAACACACTCAGgtccgaggaggaggaggaggagacgagctGATGGGGAGCCCCGCCCCCGAGGCGGAGCAGGCCCAGATGGCGGCGCTGGCGGCCATGCGCGCCGTGGCGGCCGGGCTGCAGAGGGCGTCGGACAGCCCCATGTCGGAGCGCAGCAGCGgcggcgaggaggaggaagacgaggatgatgaggatgaggaaggggaggagcagTACAAAGACATGATGGGctccgaggaggaggagcagat caaACAGAAGTGGGACGAGGAGGACTTCGAGGGCGAGATGGAGGAGGACTTTGAGGACGACCTGGCGGAGGAGGGCCTGCCGACGGGCCGCGACGCCGTGGCCCCCGGCAAGggcatcctgctgctgccgcACCGCCAGCTGCACCCCCACTCCCAGCTGCTGAAGGCCCGGCCCTGCGTGGACCAGGAGCCCCGCGTGGCCATCCTCCCCCCCCACGCCACGCACAGCCACCTGGGCGGCCAGGACCACGGAGACTGGACCTACGAGGAGCAGTTCAGACAG ctgtaTGAACTGGATGGCGACCCAAAGAGAAAAGAGTTTCTGGATGATCTCTTCAGCTTCATGCAAAAAAGAG GAACCCCGGTGAATCGTATCCCCATCATGGCGAAGCAGGTCCTGGATCTGTACATGCTGTACCAGCTGGTGACGGAGAAGGGCGGCCTGGTGGAGGTCATCAACAAGAAGCTGTGGAGGGAGATCACCAAGGGACTCAACCTGCCTACCTCAATCACCAGCGCAGCCTTCACCCTCCGCACaca ATACATGAAGTACCTTTACCCGTACGAATGTGATAAGCGGGGTCTCAGCAACCCCAACGAGCTCCAGGCGGCCATCGACAGCAACCGGCGGGAGGGCCGGCGACAGAGCTTCGGCAGCTCGCTCTTCACCTACTCCCCCAACGGGACGCCCACCATGCTCTCCTCGCCCAAGCTGCCCATGGCCGGCATAGGCATGCCGGGCACCAACGGAGCCTCGCTCACCCCCATCCAGAAGATCAAGAAAG AAGAGGAGGTAGGCCAGTCTCTGTCGGGAGTCGGGCTGGGTCGCTTGCCGGCCGGGCCCTTGGCGGGTCACTCGGTGGCGGCGGTGCAGGCGGCGGCGGCCCAGGCGGCCATGGCGGCTCAGGTGGCGGCTCTGGAACAGCTGAGGGACAAACTGGAGGCCGGCGAGCCACCGGAGAAGAAGATGGCGCTGCCGGCCGAGGAGCATCACCGACTGCTGCAGAGAGCGCTGCAGCACAACCTGCTGGCCATGACCGCACAGATACCCATGAACATCCGCATCAACAACCAAG ACGGCAGACAGGACTCGGCCCTGAACCTCACCACCAACGGCATGAGCAGCATCAGCATGTCAGTGGAGCTGAACGGAGTGGTGTACACCG GCGTCCTTTTTGCTCAGGCGGCAGCAGGGTCGGCCTCGTCCGCCGCCTCCGGCTCGTCCGGCGGCTCCAAGGCCCCCGGCGGCCGCATCGTCTcccagcagcaacacacacctaCCTCATCCGCCTCCAGCAACCCGTCGTCTTAA